The Anaeromyxobacter sp. nucleotide sequence CGTGGGCCACGAGGTCCGGGCATGCTGCGGGCGAGCGGGGGCGGGGTCAAGGGTGGGCTTCCCCTGCCCCCCCTGCTATGACCCGCCCCGTGAACGCCGACGCGCCCGCCAAGACCTTCGCCGACCTGCTGGCCCACCCCGCCTTGCAGCGCGCCCTGGCCGCCAAGGGCTACGCCGAGCCCACCCCGGTGCAGGCGGCCGTGCTGGACCCCGCGCTGGCCGGCAAGGACCTGCTGGTCTCCTCGCGCACCGGGTCCGGCAAGACCGTGGCCTTCGGCCTGTGCCTGGCCGAGTCGCTGCTCGGCGAGGCGCCCACCTTCGGCAAGGCCGGCCCGCCGCTCGGCCTGGTCATCGCCCCCACCCGCGAGCTGGCGGTGCAGGTCCAGCGCGAGCTGGGGTGGCTGCTCGGCCCGGCCGGCGGCGTGGTGCTGGCCTGCGTGGGCGGGCTCGACCCGCGGCGCGAGGCCCGGGCCCTGGCCATCGGCGTGCACGTGGTGGTGGGCACGCCGGGCCGCCTGGTGGACCACATCGAGCGCGGCGCCCTCGACCTCTCGGGGCTGGGCGCCCTGGTGCTCGACGAGGCCGACGAGATGCTCGACATGGGCTTCCGCGAGGAGCTGGAGGCCATCCTCTCGGCCTCGCCGCCGGAGCGGCGCACCATCCTCTTCTCGGCCACCCTGCCGAAGCCCATCACCGACCTGGCGCGCCAGTACACCCGCGAGCCGGTGCGGGTGGCCGCCACGCCGGCCCGCGAGGCCCACGCCGACATCGCCTACCGGGCCCACGTGGTGGCGCAGCGCGAGCGCGACCACGCCCTGGTCAACGTGCTGCGGGCCCTCGACCCGGCCAGCGCGCTGGTGTTCCGGGCGCGCCGCGAGGCCGTCACCCACACCGCCGCGGCGCTCTCCGAGCGCGGCTTCGAGACCGTGGCCATCTCCGGCGAGCTGACCCAGGAGCAGCGGCTGCGGGCCCTCAAGTCGCTGCGCGACGGCCGGGCCCGCGTGCTGGTGGCCACCGACGTGGCGGCCCGCGGCCTGGACCTGCCCGGCATCGAGCTGGTGCTGCACGCCGACCTGCCGGGCGACGCCCAGGCCCTGCAGCACCGCAGCGGCCGCACCGGCCGCGCCGGCAAGAAGGGGCAGGCGGTGCTGCTGTGCGCGCCGGCCGAGCGCTACAAGCTGGAGCGGATGCTGCGGGAGGCGGGGGTGACGGCCGAGTGGGCCCCGGTCCCCAGCGCCGAGGAGATCCGCAAGAAGGACGACGCCCGCCTGCAGGCCGAGGTGGCGGTGGCGCTCGACGAGGTCCCCGAGGACGAGCTCCTGGCCGCCCGCGCGCTGCTGGAGGGGCGCGACCCGGTGGCGCTGGCCCTGGCGCTGGTGCGCCGCCACCGCACCGCCCTGCCGGCCGCCGAGGAGCTCCCAGAGACGGCCCGGGTCGCCCGCGAGGCTCCCCGCGGCCCGCGCGCCCCGCGCCCTGGCCCGCCCTCCGACGCCATGTGGTTCCGGCTCACCATCGGCCGCGAGAAGAAGGCCGACCCGAAGTGGATCCTGCCGCTCCTGTGCCGGCGCGGTGGGGTGACCCGCGACGAGATCGGCAAGATCATCATCCTGGCCACCGAGACCCGCTTCCAGGTGGCCACCCACGCCGCGGCCCGCTTCGCCGACGCGGCCCGCGTGCCGGATCCGCGCGCGCCGGGGCTGCGCATCGACCCGGCGCGCCCGCCCGACGACCTGCGGCCCGGCGCCGCCGCCCACCCCGCGGCGCGCCCGCACGCCGCGCGGCCCCGCCCGGCCGTGGCGCCGGCCGAGGCCGCGGCCCCTGCGCCCGCTGCGCCGGCGCCCGCGGCCCCCCGACGCGAGGGCCCGCGCCCCGGCGCCCGCCCTCGCCCGGCCGGCTCCCCGGCCAGCGGCCCGCGCCCGGTCCACGGCACGGGCCACGCCGTGCGGCGCGGGACCAAGCCGCGCAGCTGAGCCGACGCGGTCGCGGGGCCCGTCCGCAGGCCGGGTCACCGCCCGAGCGGCCTCAGCGACCGGGGGGTTCGTCCGGCGGCGGCGCGCCCCTGGCCTGGTCGAGCGCGGCGCGCAGCGCGCGCGCCAGGGCGTCGAAGGTGAGCGGCTTGACCACGAAGGCGTCGGCCCCGGCGGTGGCGTCCTCCAGCCCCTCGGCGTAGCCGCTCATGAGCAGCACCGGCCGGCCCGGCCAGCGGGCCCGGAAGGCGCGGCCCAGCTCCGCCCCCCGCATCCCGGGCATCACCACGTCGGAGAGCAGCGCGTCCACCCGGCCGCCCGTCTGCTCCACCAGCTCCAGCGCCTGCGCCCCGCCCTCCGCCTCCAGCACCTGGTAGCCCAGCCGCACCAGGATGGAGCGGACCACCCGCCGGATGGAGGGCTCGTCGTCCACCACCAGCACGGTCTCGCCGCGCCCGAGCGGCGCCGGCGCGGGGGCCGCTGGCGAGGGCGCCGCGGCGGCGGACGCCGCCTCGGCGGCCGGCAGGTAGAGGTCGAAGCGCGTCCCGGCGCCCGGGGCGGTGAACAGCCGCGCGTGGCCGCCGTGCTGCCGCACCACGCCGTAGACCGTGGCCAACCCCAGCCCGGTGCCCTGGCCCCGCGCCTTGGTGGTGAAGAAGGGCTCGAAGGCGCGGGCGGCCACCTCGGGGGCCATGCCCGTGCCGGTGTCGCTCACCGAGAGCCGCACCCATCGGCCCGGCGGCGGGCCGTCCGGCCGCTCCTCCAGCACCGGGGCCGCCGCCACCGAGATGGTGAGCGTCCCGCCGCGGGGCATGGCGTCGCGGGCGTTGATGGCCAGGTTCATCAGCACCTGCTCGATCTGCGACCGGTCGCCCAGGATCGGCGGGGCGCCCACGTCCAGGTCCAGGCGGACCACCACGTCCTCGCCGATGAGGCGGGCCAGCATGGGGGCGAAGGTGCGGCACACCTCCTCCAGCGGCAGGGGGTGGACCTCCAGCTGCTGCTTGCGCGAGAAGGCCAGCAGCTGCCGCGTCAGGGCGGCGGCGTGGCGCCCCGCCTCCAGGATGGTGCGCAGGTCGGCCGCCTGCGGGCCGCCGGGAGGGAGGTCGGCCGCCAGCAGCTCGCCCACGCCCAGGATGGTGGTGAGCAGGTTGTTGAAGTCGTGGGCCACCCCACCGGCCAGCCGCCCGATGGACTCGAGCTTCACCGACTGGCGCCGCTCGTCCTCCAGGTGGCGCCGCTCGGTGACGTCGACCAGGACGCCGGTGACCCGGGCGGCGCGCCCGGCCAGGCCCGCCACCGCGCTGGCGTGCAGCTCCAGCCAGCGCTCCGGCGCGGCGGCCACGCGGTGCTCCAGCCGGGTGCGCCGGCCGCCCGAGGGCGCGGCCGCCAGCAGCGCCGCCACGGCCCCGCGATCCTCCTGGTGCACCGCGGCCACCCAGGCCTCCAGCGTGGCCGGGGCCGCCCCCAGCAGCGTGGCGGCGCCCTCCGACCAGGTGAGGCGCCCGGTCTCCAGGTCCCAGTCCACGCTGGCCATGGCCGAGGCCGACAGCGCCAGCCGCAGGCGCGCCTCGCTCTGGCGCAGCGCCTCCTCGGTGCGGCGCCGCTCCGCCACCTCGTCCTCCAGCTCCTGGTTGGCGGCCGTGAGCTGGCCGGTGCGGGAGGCCACCTTCTCGTCGAGGGCGGCGTTGAGCGCCAGCAGCTCCTCCAGCAGCGCCACGTTCTCGAGCCGCGCCGCCACCGTCTCCACCACCCGCGCCAGCACCGGGGTGACGTCCGCCAGGTGCGCCCCGTCGTCCTCGTGCACGAAGAGGAAGAGGCCGCGCGGCATGGTGCGGCAGGTGAAGGGCAGGAGCAGCGCCGAGCCGGGCGCCAGCGCGGGCAGCAGGGCGGCGTCCAGGCCGGCCTCGGCGCACTGGGCGCCGCGCAGCAGCAGCGCGCCGGAGCGCAGCGCCTCCACCACCCGCGGCGCGAGGCGCAGGACGCGGCCGTCCAGGCGGGCGTCGCTGCGGGCGTGGTAGGCGTGGCGCACCACCACGTCGGCCGGCCCCAGGTCGCCCACCGCGCAGAGCGGCACGTCCTTCAGGATGGAGACCTGCTCCAGCCCCACCTGCAGGATGCCGGCGGCGTCCTCCACCAGGTAGACGTGCTCGGAGACCAGCCCCAGCAGGGCGGTGTCGACCTGGCGCTCGGCCAGCTGCTGGTTCTCCTCCAGCAGCTGGGCGACCCGGGCCTCCAGGTCGCGCAGGCGCTGGACGGCCCCCTCACCCGCGGGCGGCATCGAGGTGGACCTGCAGGAGCGCGGCCAGCTGCCCGGGCTGGTCGAGGGGGGTGTAGTGGCCGGCCTCGGGGATCCGCTCCAGGCGCGCGCCCGGGATGTCCTTCACCAGCCGCTCCGCGATGGCGAAGGAGAGGTAGGCGTCGGCCATGCCCCAGGCCACCAGCACCGGCAGGCGCAGCCGCGGCAGGTCGGCCGCGACCTCCATGAGGTTGGCGTTGTCGAGGCAGCGGGCGAAGTGCACGAAGGCCTTGCGCCCCGCGGCGGTCCGGAGCGGCGAGGTGAAGTCGGCCATGAGGGCCGCGTCCACCCGGTCCTTGTGGTACAGGCCGCGCCGCACCAGCACCGCGAAGGCGCCCAGGTCGAGCGCCGCCAGCAGCAGCTGGCGGATGACGGGGGTGCGCAGGGCGATGATGGGCTGGACCGGCCAGAAGTCGTAGCCGACCGGGTTCACCAGGGTCAGGCTGCGCAGGAGGGTGGGCTGGTTCACCGCCAGGATCTGGGCGATGCCGCCGCCCAGGTCGTGCCCCACCAGGTGGACGCCGGAGAGGCCGAGCGCCTGGCAGAACGGCCCCAGCCGCTCGGCGTGCGCCTTGAGGGCGTAGGAGGCGTCGAGCGGCAGGTCGGAGGCGCCGCAGCCGAGCAGGTCCACCGCCACCACGTCGTAGCGCCCGGTGGCGGCCAGGCGCTGCAGCACCCCCTCCCAGAGGAAGGAGTGGGTGGTGATGCCGTGCACCAGCAGGACCGGCTGGCCGGCCCCGGCGCGCCGGTAGGCCAGCCGGTGCGGCCCGACCTGGACCGTCTGGACCGGAGTCCGGGGCGCCGCCGGTGGCGGCTCGAGGTGCGGTGCGGGCATGCGGATGGGAGCCTCCCCTCCAGGACAGCTCGTACCACGGTTCCGCCGGGCGCGGCCGCGTCGCCTTACCGGACCACCAGCCCGAGGCGCGCCGCGTCCTCGGGCGTGTTGACGTTCTCGAAGGCCCGCCCGTCCGGATCGATCAGGCGCCACTCGCTCTCCTCGATCACCCGCGCCCCCACCACCTCGGCCAGCTCCTGCAGCGAGGGGTCGCCGCGCCGCAGCGCCCCGTCGAGCAGGGGGAGGCAGGCCCTGGACCAGAGGGCGAAGAGCGGCTCCAGCCGCCCTCCCCACCGCGGCATCACCGCGGCCGCGCCGGCGCGCCGCTCCACCAGGTGGGCCACCGAGGTGCGCGACAGGAACGGCATGTCGCAGGCGGCCGTGAAGACCCACTCGGAGGTGGAGGCCGTCAGGGCCGCGTGGACGCCGCCTGGGGCGCCCTTGCCGGGCAGGACGTCGGCCACCAGCGACGCGCCCAGGACGGCGTAGGGGCGCGGGTCGTTGGTCACCACCAGCGAGGCGGCGAACAGCTCCTTGAAGAGCCGCAGCGAGCGCCCCGCGATGGGCGTGCCGTCCAGGCGGAGCAGCCCCTTCACCGCGCCGCCGAGCCGGGTGGCGCGGCCGCCGGCGATGAGGGCGCCCGTGACGTCGGGGTAGCGCGGAGGCACGGCGGCACTCTAGCAGCGCGCCCGGTGTCCGTGGACCCCCCCGGGCGATTCGTGTACAAGGACCGGTTCCATGACCCCGGACGAGCGGCTGGCGGCGTTCCAGAAGTTCGCGGCCGCCAGGCCAGACGACCCCTTCACGCGCTACTCGCTGGCCATGCAGCTCCGGTCCATGGGGCGGCTCGACGACGCGGTGGGCGAGTTCCAGGAGCTGGCGCGGCGCACCCCGGACTACCTGCCGACCTGGCTGATGCTGGGGCAGGCCCTGGAGACCCTGGCGCGGGGCGCCGAGGCGGCCCAGGCCTACCGGGACGGGATCGCCGTGGCGGTGCGGCGGGGCGACAACCACGCGCGGGGCGAGCTCGAGGATGCGCTCGGGCAGCTCGGCGACAGGGCCGGCTGACGGCCACGAGGACCAGATGAGCGAAGCCACCACCACCCCTCCGTCGCCGGGCCGGCTGCTCGAGGGCAAGCGGGCCCTGATCACCGGCGTGGCCAACGACCGGTCCATCGCCTGGGCCATCGCCGAGGCCTTCCACGCCCAGGGGGCCGAGCTGGCCTTCACCTACCCGGGGGCGGCCATGGGCGAGCGGGTCATCCCGCTGGTGAAGGGGCTGGGCCCCGCCGCGGTCCTCGACATGGACGTCTCGGAGGACGCCAGCATCGACCAGGCGTTCGCCGCCCTGCGCGAGGTCTGGCCGCGCTTCGACATCCTGGTCCACTCCATCGGCTACGCGCCGCGAGGGGCGCTGGCCGGGCGCTTCACCGAGGTGACCACCCGCGAGGCCTGGCGCATCACCCTGGACGTGTCGGCCTACTCGCTGATCGCCCTGGCCCGGGCGGCGCGGCCCTTCCTGCCGCCCGGCGGCAACCTGGTGACGCTCTCGTACTACGGCGCCGAGAAGGTGGTCTCCAACTACAACGTCATGGGGGTGGCCAAGGCGGCGCTGGAGGCCTCGATGCGCTACCTGGCCGAGGACCTCGGCCAGGACGGCATCCGCGTCAACGCCATCAGCGCCGGCCCGGTCAAGACCCTGGCCGCGGCCGGCATCAAGGGCATGCGGACCATGCTGCAGGAGAACGCCGAGAAGACCCCGCTGCGCCGGAACATCGACCAGGACGACGTGGCGCGGGCCTGCCTCTACCTGTGCTCGGACCTGGCCCGCAGCGTCACCGGCGAGGTGCTGCACGTGGACTGCGGCCAGAACATCCTGGGCGTGGTCTCGATGGCCTGATCAGACGAAGCGGCTGCGCCGCGGCGCCTCGCCCACGAAGGGGTTCTGGCGCCGCTCCTCGCCGAGGGTGCCGGCCGGGCCGTGGCCGGGGTGGAAGGTCACCTCGTCGCCCAGCGGGAAGAGCTTCTCCTTGATGGAGCCGGCCAGCTGGTCGAAGTCGCCGCCCGGCAGGTCGGTGCGCCCCACCGAGCCGAGGAAGAGCGTGTCGCCGGTGAAGAGCACCTGGTCGTCGGCGAACCACAGGCAGGTGGAGCCGGGCGAGTGGCCGGGGGTGTGCAGCACGGTGGCGGCGTGGCGCCCCACCGTCACCACCTCGCCGTCCCGGTGGGTCCGCTCCACCGTCGGCGGCAGGGCGTGCGGCAGGCCGAACACCTCCACCTGGCGCGGCAGCGAGGCCAGGAAGCGCTGGTCGCCCTCGTGGATGGTGACCGGCGCCCCGGTGGCGGCCTGCGCCTCGGCGGCCCCGGCCACGTGGTCGACGTGGCCGTGGGTCAGGAAGATCCGGCCGACGCGCCAGCCGGGCTCGGCCAGCGCCAGCACCCGCGGGATCTCGGCGCCGGGGTCGATCAGCAGCGCCTCCCCGGTCTCGCCGCACGCCACCAGGTAGGCGTTCATGGCGAACGGGCCGACCACCACCGAGCGGACCACCAGCATGTCTTCCTCCGGGAACGGCGCCAGGGAACGGGAAAGGGCCGAAGGGTCGCCCCTCCGGCCCCGCCGGGTCAACTGCCGGGTGCGCCAGGCTGCTAGGTCGAGAAGGACGAGCCGCAGCCGCAGGTGCTCTTGGCGTTCGGGTTGTTGAACTTGAACCCGGCGCCCTGCAGCCCCTGCACGTAGTCGATGGTGACGCCCTGCAGGTACATCGAGCTCATCGAGTCCACGAAGAGCTTGACGCCGCCCTGGTCGAGGGTGATGTCGCCGTCGCGCGGCTTCTCCTCGAAGTCCATGGAGTACTGGAAGCCGGAGCAGCCGCCGCCCTGCACCCCGACGCGGATGCCGTAGCCGGCCAGCCCCTCGCGGGTCATGGCGTCCTTCACCATCTCGATGGCCTTGTCGGTCAGGACGACGAAGTTGTCCATGCCGAGATCGGTCGCCGCGGGAGCAGTCTGGGTCATCGCGTCCATGTGTCGGTGTCTCCGTGTGGGGCCGCGCGGGCCCCGCAGTTGATTCAGGAGGGGAGTCTAACAGGGGGGTGTGGCCGCTTCAACGCGACCTGCCGAGGGGCCTCTCAGGGGGGTGCCGGCTACTCCCGGCCGCGCCCGGAGAGCCGCCGGCCGCCGTCCACCGGCAGGACCACCCCGGTGACGTAGGGCGCCTCGGCCAGGAAGCGGACGGCCGCCGCCACGTCGTCGGGCGTGCCGGCCCGGCCGAGCGGGATGCGCGCCGCCAGCCGCCGCCGCCGCGCCGCCGGGTAGGCCTCGGGCCAGAGCACCGTGCCCGGGGCCACCGCGTTGACCCGCACCCGCGGCGCCAGCTCGAGCGCCAGGCACTCGGTGAGCCGCACCAGCGCCGCCTTGGAGGCGCAGTAGGCGGCGAAGCCCCGCCAGGCCACCAGCCCGCCGCCCACGTCGGCCACGTTGACCACGCTGCCGCCGCAGCGCCGCAGCAGCGGGGCCAGGGCGCGGGTCAGCAGGAGCGGCGCCCGGGCGTTCAGGTCCAGCTGGGCGTCCCAGGCGGCCGCGTCGGTGGCGGCCAGCGACCGCTCGTCGAAGCCGGCGGCGCCGTTCACCAGGAGGTCGAGCCGGTCGAACGCGCCGCGGAAGGCGCGGGCCAGCGCGGCGGGGCCGTCGGGGGTGGAGAGGTCGGCCTGCAGCGCCGCCGCCAGGCCGCGCGGCCGGTGGGTCAGGTAGTGGCCCGCCACCCGGTAGCCGTGGCGGCCGAGGTGGCGCGCGATGGCGGCGCCCACCCGGACGCCGGCGCCGGTGACCAGCGCGACCCTGGGGGCGGGGCTCATGCCGGGCCCGAGCGGTCCGCCTTCGGGTCCCAGTGCACCTCGGCCTGGCCGGCCCGGTGGTTGGCCAGGCGCGCCGCCACGAAGAGGAGGTCGGAGAGCCGGTTCAGGTACACCAGGGCCAGCGGGTCCACCTCCACCCCGGCGGCCAGCGAGACCACCTGCCGCTCGGCCCGCCGGCAGACGGCGCGGGCCAGGTGCAGCGCCGCCGCGGCGCGGGTGCCGCCCGGCAGCACGAACTGGTGCAGCACGGGCAGCTCGGCGTCCCACCGGTCCATGGCCCGCTCCAGCCGCTCGGCCCAGCCGGGCTCCAGGGCCGGCACCACCGAGCGCGCCTTCACGCCGTGCGGCGTGGCGAGCTCCGCGCCCACGCAGAAGAGCTCGTCCTGGATGCGCTTGAGCTCGCCCGTGAGCTCGGGATCAGCCCGCCCGCCCTCGGCCAGGGCGGCGCGCGCCAGCCCGATGGCGGCGCAGGCCTCGTCCACGGCGCCGTAGGCCTCGACCCGTGCGTCGCACTTGCGCACCCGGCCGCCCCCGAAGAGGCCAGTCTCTCCGCCGTCGCCGCTCTTCGTGTAGATCTTCATTCGCGATGTGCCTATCACCGGGCCCCGGCCATCGCAACGCGGGCGACGGGGGCCTGAGGGAGCGGGATGCAGCCGATCTTCGAGGGGGAGCGAGCCACCGAGGTGGGGCGCGCGGCGGCCAGGCTGGCCTGGGCCGGCGGCATGACCGTG carries:
- a CDS encoding MBL fold metallo-hydrolase, giving the protein MLVVRSVVVGPFAMNAYLVACGETGEALLIDPGAEIPRVLALAEPGWRVGRIFLTHGHVDHVAGAAEAQAATGAPVTIHEGDQRFLASLPRQVEVFGLPHALPPTVERTHRDGEVVTVGRHAATVLHTPGHSPGSTCLWFADDQVLFTGDTLFLGSVGRTDLPGGDFDQLAGSIKEKLFPLGDEVTFHPGHGPAGTLGEERRQNPFVGEAPRRSRFV
- a CDS encoding alpha/beta hydrolase — encoded protein: MPAPHLEPPPAAPRTPVQTVQVGPHRLAYRRAGAGQPVLLVHGITTHSFLWEGVLQRLAATGRYDVVAVDLLGCGASDLPLDASYALKAHAERLGPFCQALGLSGVHLVGHDLGGGIAQILAVNQPTLLRSLTLVNPVGYDFWPVQPIIALRTPVIRQLLLAALDLGAFAVLVRRGLYHKDRVDAALMADFTSPLRTAAGRKAFVHFARCLDNANLMEVAADLPRLRLPVLVAWGMADAYLSFAIAERLVKDIPGARLERIPEAGHYTPLDQPGQLAALLQVHLDAARG
- a CDS encoding molybdenum cofactor guanylyltransferase; its protein translation is MPPRYPDVTGALIAGGRATRLGGAVKGLLRLDGTPIAGRSLRLFKELFAASLVVTNDPRPYAVLGASLVADVLPGKGAPGGVHAALTASTSEWVFTAACDMPFLSRTSVAHLVERRAGAAAVMPRWGGRLEPLFALWSRACLPLLDGALRRGDPSLQELAEVVGARVIEESEWRLIDPDGRAFENVNTPEDAARLGLVVR
- a CDS encoding DEAD/DEAH box helicase; its protein translation is MTRPVNADAPAKTFADLLAHPALQRALAAKGYAEPTPVQAAVLDPALAGKDLLVSSRTGSGKTVAFGLCLAESLLGEAPTFGKAGPPLGLVIAPTRELAVQVQRELGWLLGPAGGVVLACVGGLDPRREARALAIGVHVVVGTPGRLVDHIERGALDLSGLGALVLDEADEMLDMGFREELEAILSASPPERRTILFSATLPKPITDLARQYTREPVRVAATPAREAHADIAYRAHVVAQRERDHALVNVLRALDPASALVFRARREAVTHTAAALSERGFETVAISGELTQEQRLRALKSLRDGRARVLVATDVAARGLDLPGIELVLHADLPGDAQALQHRSGRTGRAGKKGQAVLLCAPAERYKLERMLREAGVTAEWAPVPSAEEIRKKDDARLQAEVAVALDEVPEDELLAARALLEGRDPVALALALVRRHRTALPAAEELPETARVAREAPRGPRAPRPGPPSDAMWFRLTIGREKKADPKWILPLLCRRGGVTRDEIGKIIILATETRFQVATHAAARFADAARVPDPRAPGLRIDPARPPDDLRPGAAAHPAARPHAARPRPAVAPAEAAAPAPAAPAPAAPRREGPRPGARPRPAGSPASGPRPVHGTGHAVRRGTKPRS
- a CDS encoding SDR family oxidoreductase; the protein is MSPAPRVALVTGAGVRVGAAIARHLGRHGYRVAGHYLTHRPRGLAAALQADLSTPDGPAALARAFRGAFDRLDLLVNGAAGFDERSLAATDAAAWDAQLDLNARAPLLLTRALAPLLRRCGGSVVNVADVGGGLVAWRGFAAYCASKAALVRLTECLALELAPRVRVNAVAPGTVLWPEAYPAARRRRLAARIPLGRAGTPDDVAAAVRFLAEAPYVTGVVLPVDGGRRLSGRGRE
- a CDS encoding response regulator, whose protein sequence is MPPAGEGAVQRLRDLEARVAQLLEENQQLAERQVDTALLGLVSEHVYLVEDAAGILQVGLEQVSILKDVPLCAVGDLGPADVVVRHAYHARSDARLDGRVLRLAPRVVEALRSGALLLRGAQCAEAGLDAALLPALAPGSALLLPFTCRTMPRGLFLFVHEDDGAHLADVTPVLARVVETVAARLENVALLEELLALNAALDEKVASRTGQLTAANQELEDEVAERRRTEEALRQSEARLRLALSASAMASVDWDLETGRLTWSEGAATLLGAAPATLEAWVAAVHQEDRGAVAALLAAAPSGGRRTRLEHRVAAAPERWLELHASAVAGLAGRAARVTGVLVDVTERRHLEDERRQSVKLESIGRLAGGVAHDFNNLLTTILGVGELLAADLPPGGPQAADLRTILEAGRHAAALTRQLLAFSRKQQLEVHPLPLEEVCRTFAPMLARLIGEDVVVRLDLDVGAPPILGDRSQIEQVLMNLAINARDAMPRGGTLTISVAAAPVLEERPDGPPPGRWVRLSVSDTGTGMAPEVAARAFEPFFTTKARGQGTGLGLATVYGVVRQHGGHARLFTAPGAGTRFDLYLPAAEAASAAAAPSPAAPAPAPLGRGETVLVVDDEPSIRRVVRSILVRLGYQVLEAEGGAQALELVEQTGGRVDALLSDVVMPGMRGAELGRAFRARWPGRPVLLMSGYAEGLEDATAGADAFVVKPLTFDALARALRAALDQARGAPPPDEPPGR
- the erpA gene encoding iron-sulfur cluster insertion protein ErpA; the encoded protein is MDAMTQTAPAATDLGMDNFVVLTDKAIEMVKDAMTREGLAGYGIRVGVQGGGCSGFQYSMDFEEKPRDGDITLDQGGVKLFVDSMSSMYLQGVTIDYVQGLQGAGFKFNNPNAKSTCGCGSSFST
- a CDS encoding cob(I)yrinic acid a,c-diamide adenosyltransferase; the protein is MKIYTKSGDGGETGLFGGGRVRKCDARVEAYGAVDEACAAIGLARAALAEGGRADPELTGELKRIQDELFCVGAELATPHGVKARSVVPALEPGWAERLERAMDRWDAELPVLHQFVLPGGTRAAAALHLARAVCRRAERQVVSLAAGVEVDPLALVYLNRLSDLLFVAARLANHRAGQAEVHWDPKADRSGPA
- a CDS encoding enoyl-ACP reductase codes for the protein MSEATTTPPSPGRLLEGKRALITGVANDRSIAWAIAEAFHAQGAELAFTYPGAAMGERVIPLVKGLGPAAVLDMDVSEDASIDQAFAALREVWPRFDILVHSIGYAPRGALAGRFTEVTTREAWRITLDVSAYSLIALARAARPFLPPGGNLVTLSYYGAEKVVSNYNVMGVAKAALEASMRYLAEDLGQDGIRVNAISAGPVKTLAAAGIKGMRTMLQENAEKTPLRRNIDQDDVARACLYLCSDLARSVTGEVLHVDCGQNILGVVSMA
- a CDS encoding tetratricopeptide repeat protein, with product MTPDERLAAFQKFAAARPDDPFTRYSLAMQLRSMGRLDDAVGEFQELARRTPDYLPTWLMLGQALETLARGAEAAQAYRDGIAVAVRRGDNHARGELEDALGQLGDRAG